In Rhizophagus irregularis chromosome 1, complete sequence, one genomic interval encodes:
- a CDS encoding uncharacterized protein (SECRETED:cutsite_VHA-SP; SECRETED:prob_0.9130); SECRETED:SignalP(1-21) — MKYIFLFIVLICTIHGLTVHASPLHEVRSSLLMKRCTPGFGLGDCGVGDECVNDNDCSPGLYCDTIAGVCSS; from the exons atgaaatatattttcttgttTATCGTTCTTATTTGTACCATCCATGGTCTGACAGTTCATGCATCGCCTCTCCATGAGg TTAGATCTAGTCTTCTCATGAAACGTTGCACACCTGGTTTCGGCCTTGGAGATTGTGGTGTTGGAGACGAATGtgttaatgataatgattGTTCTCCGGGTCTTTATTGTGATACCATTGCTGGAGTATGCTCTTCTTGA